A DNA window from Actinomycetota bacterium contains the following coding sequences:
- a CDS encoding transketolase family protein, whose protein sequence is MSEKRATREAYGETLIELGRVHPNIVVLDADLAKSTTTIKFKKEFPDRFFDCGVAEQNMMAMAAGLATTGKICFTGSFAMFATGRAFEQVRNTIAYPSLNVKICPTHAGITVGADGGSHQTIEDIALMRVIPGMTVIVPADYYEAKKAIAKAAEIDGPVYVRLGRAMPPMIFDGDYDFVPGKAVLLKEGTDVTIFATGIMVGSSLVAAENLAKAGISAEVINISTIKPLDDNAIIESAVKTGRVVVAEEHSIIGGLGSAVAELLCEKHPVLVARVGIKDVFGRSGEPDELLKYYGLTDEDISQAAKGLLGE, encoded by the coding sequence ATGTCTGAGAAGAGAGCGACGCGCGAAGCGTATGGCGAAACACTAATAGAGTTGGGTCGAGTTCACCCGAATATAGTAGTCCTAGACGCGGACTTGGCGAAGTCGACAACGACGATAAAATTTAAGAAAGAATTTCCTGACAGGTTTTTTGATTGCGGTGTCGCCGAGCAGAACATGATGGCGATGGCGGCGGGGTTGGCGACGACCGGCAAAATATGTTTTACGGGCTCGTTTGCGATGTTCGCCACCGGTCGCGCGTTCGAGCAGGTGAGAAATACGATAGCGTATCCCTCCCTCAATGTTAAAATATGCCCCACGCACGCCGGCATAACAGTCGGAGCCGACGGAGGGTCGCACCAGACCATCGAAGATATCGCGCTTATGCGCGTGATTCCCGGCATGACCGTCATCGTCCCGGCCGACTATTACGAGGCGAAAAAGGCGATTGCCAAGGCGGCGGAGATAGACGGGCCTGTCTATGTGCGACTCGGCCGCGCGATGCCGCCGATGATATTCGACGGGGATTACGATTTCGTCCCCGGCAAGGCGGTTCTCCTCAAGGAAGGAACGGATGTCACGATTTTTGCGACCGGCATCATGGTCGGTAGCAGCCTGGTCGCGGCGGAAAACCTTGCTAAAGCAGGCATCAGCGCGGAAGTTATCAATATATCTACTATAAAACCACTAGACGATAACGCTATAATAGAATCGGCGGTAAAAACCGGAAGAGTGGTAGTAGCAGAGGAACATAGTATTATTGGCGGACTCGGGAGCGCTGTCGCGGAGTTGTTATGCGAGAAGCATCCGGTACTGGTGGCAAGAGTGGGAATAAAGGACGTTTTTGGGCGCTCAGGCGAGCCGGACGAGTTGCTGAAATATTACGGACTAACCGACGAAGACATCTCCCAAGCGGCGAAAGGTCTACTAGGCGAGTAG